In Marinitoga hydrogenitolerans DSM 16785, a genomic segment contains:
- the upp gene encoding uracil phosphoribosyltransferase gives MKFSNLTVVEHPLIKHKLTIMRNKETGPKEFRELLKEITQLLTYEATRNLPTINVKIETPIQTTVGEMVEDKKITIVPILRAGLGMMDGILSLVPNASIGFLGIYRDPDSLKPVEYYLKFPPFSENHYVFIVDPMLATGFSIRYAIKKVKEFGVKNIIVMSLLSAPEGIKNIEEDYPDVKIYTASLDEKLNDHAYIIPGLGDAGDRLFRTK, from the coding sequence ATGAAATTTTCAAATCTTACTGTTGTTGAACATCCCTTAATTAAGCATAAACTTACAATTATGAGAAACAAAGAAACTGGTCCAAAAGAATTCAGAGAATTATTAAAAGAAATAACTCAATTGTTAACTTATGAAGCTACAAGAAATTTACCCACAATAAACGTCAAGATTGAAACTCCTATTCAAACTACAGTAGGAGAAATGGTTGAAGATAAAAAAATTACAATAGTTCCTATTTTAAGAGCTGGTTTGGGAATGATGGATGGTATTCTTAGTCTTGTCCCTAATGCAAGTATTGGTTTTCTAGGTATATATAGAGATCCAGATTCATTAAAACCTGTAGAATATTATTTGAAATTTCCACCTTTTTCTGAAAATCATTATGTATTTATCGTAGATCCAATGTTAGCTACAGGTTTTTCGATAAGATACGCAATTAAAAAGGTTAAAGAATTTGGGGTTAAAAATATAATTGTTATGTCATTATTATCAGCACCAGAAGGGATTAAAAATATTGAAGAAGACTATCCGGATGTAAAAATATACACAGCATCTCTTGATGAAAAATTAAATGATCATGCTTATATTATTCCTGGTTTAGGTGATGCTGGAGATAGATTATTCAGAACAAAATAA